Sequence from the Camarhynchus parvulus chromosome 1, STF_HiC, whole genome shotgun sequence genome:
CAGTCATAAAGCATGATCCAAGTGGAAACTCCCCAAAATTGAGCAGGAATGACCAGAACATTACAACTGTGATCTTGGTTTTCTCCATGACAAACTCTTGCATTGACTATTACACATTTACAAGGTTTCAGTCTTcatttggttgttgttgtttaaagCCGGAGAAGGCTTGCTCTTCTGGCCATCAGTTCCTCCTTTGGATGTGTCCTGGAAGAAAAGCCTTGGCATCCACAGTGACATTAAAATTCGCTTATATTCATTCCGAAAATTCTGATTAAGAAGACCATATATTATTGCATTAAGGCAGCTGTTGAAATAGGCCATTAAGTAACTTATAATGAATAGCCATTCAGGAACTTTTGGTGCCATTTCTGTAGGATCAATGGCTACAGCCAGTCCAATGAAGTTTAGAGGTGCCcagcaaaaggcaaaaatcacaaaaacaacaaacatgGTAAGAAAGTTTCTGAAGTCACTTGGCTTCAATCTTGGCTTTGTTTCTGACTTGACTCGTCTTCGAACTTGAAGCACTAAAACCCAAATTCGAAGGTAGCAGAAGCTGACAATGGTGATAGGGACAATGAAGTGAATGACCACCACAGCTATTGTATAGTAGGAGCTTGCAGTTTGGACAAACGTGCATGAATAGATGCGTGGATCGTACTTCAAAGAGCCAACAAAAAAATTTGGCACAGTTGCAATTACTGTTAATATCCAGACTAACGAGACATACAACATTGTATTCCAACAGCTGTACACTTTGTCATAGGCAAAACTATGACATATGTAGCAATATCTGTTTATTGCAATTGCAGTGATGTTGAAAATAGAGCCTATTACACTTAGTCCCATCACAAAACCACTGGCTTTACAGTGCGTTTCACCCAGTGTCCATCCATTGCGGAAAATAGCTAAGAGCACCAGTGGGTATGGATACAAGGCCACCACCAGATCAGCCAAAGCTAGGCTCACCACAAATGCGTTAcctggaaggaaagaaaaatacagaagcgTAAGTCTGAAAGCAAGCATagctgtgaagaagaaaaaaagtgcttCATTATTTTGGATATCTGCAATGCTAAATTATTGGTGATGTCAGCAAGCAGCTGGTATATAGGACCGACAGGGAAATGATTTTACAATGTAACTTGGAGCACCACGGAAATATCTGCAGCAACAGGTTGTTTCAAGTCTGTTGGTAACTGGATTATATCCTCCTTGCTCTTTTTATCTTTAATAAACATAGCCATCAGTGAGCCGTTACATAAGCGCATGTTGAGTTGTTTAAGTGTAGCTAACTCCACGGCTGGAttgataaaatgaaaaagaaaaaaaagtctaaattGTGCCAGGTAAGTAAGTCATTATGCCATTCTATCCTATCACTGGAATGCTAATGGGCTTCAGAAGCATAAAGGAGAAGGATATACAAAGACTAGGTCTATAGGTATTGGAAGGATGTATTGTTTTATGTATGCTCTAAATTGCTGCACAATATTCTGTAGAATAGATATTTTCTGCATGAATGGGCTACCCATACTgtagttattttccttttggattGTCTAAGGAAGAGTGGATCATCTTCACCATCCTCTGCAGAAAGGCATATTTAATTATACAAAGAAAAGTTCCATGCATGCAAGAGGAAgtattcatattttctgattATGATATTCAGGGAATATAGGTGATATAGGTGAGCACTATCTTCTCTCTTTATCCAGTGTCCTTTTCATCTGTTTGAAATTTCTGACAGTGTATCTAAgggtatttttatataatagtGAGATAGTAAACTATATTCCTGAAAAATGTTCTTTAGGAACTTCACTCTAGAAGATAGAGGTAGTAACTTTGAATTCTTGGCATTTAGGTAACATGAAATGTATATGGTTTATATGGTTTTGTATATGGCTTGCCCACTCTTCTTTCTTTCGTGGAAGTTGTTTACAGCATGAACTGATATGGAAAAATCcgagcaattaaaaaaattgtgcatGGAACATAATCATTTTTTGGAAAGCGCAGTTAGGTGCTCCATTCTACATATTCTGAGCTTACTAGTCCTCAGCTAACAAGTTCTCCATGTCATATTAAGAATGGCATTCACTGGAAGTCGTAAAAGCAACAACCATGTATAAATATGCTCATCAAAAATGACGGATTTTCACATCTACTCTGTTTTCTCCACCTGCTTTACATCTGTAGGTTCTTGAATTAAGGAATGGGGAGCTGTCCTTCTCCCATACACTTTAGGGGACCACCATGCTCACCAGAATATGCACAACAGCAAGTAAACTTAATGGAAAGCAGGATTATCCATCTGTACCCTCAGAAACATAGCCCATCTCAAAAGCAGTGCTCAACTTATTTCAGATAGTTCCTTGTTATGCATTTAGTAGCCtgtttcatatatttttaaaagctacacAAGTTTTTCCATAGCTGCAGCTGGATGATTTGTGAGGAAAGATTGAACAAATTAGGGAGATCATTGAGTGAGCCATGATAACTTCAAATGTTCCTATGATTGTAGTGATTCCAAGCAAGCTTCAGTCACAACAAGGAAGTTTCAAAAtagacacagaggaaaaaaattaatggcaaGAAGAAGGAAGTTGCTTTGAGTCTGCCACTGAAGATTgtaagaaaatagaaaacaaggATTTGTCAGTACTGGCCTAAATAAAGCTGATCCCTTTGACCAGGAAGGATGAACTGACTATGAAGGCCTCTTGTAGCCATGTGGCAAACAggacaaaaaacaaaactaacgAAAGAACAAGGGCATCTTTATCAGAATATATTTACATCCTGACAACAAGAATTTATCTTATGTTTTTTCATCACAGTATCTGACATTAGAAGATAGAGAAGTCAGAAGCTGGAAgtcagaagaaaggaaagaagaaaaaaagacagaaaaagggaggaaaaaagactattttttctgatttagaaTGCCTTTTGGAGAAAGAGAGAATTTAGTCTAGTGTGTTCACTAAGATTAATCTAAACTCTAAGGCCTTCCAGCATCAGCTTCTACCCAAAATGTAATTGCTCAGTTGAAATAGAGTGGGCATTGAGCTCTTTCAATCACATTTGGAAATAAACTGCAAAGTACATTTAGCAAGATATTTTCAAAGTTTTGAGCACAATTTAGGACTTCAGGAAAATTCCAGGTGCAATGAATAAATAGAGTGAGCAAGGAATTTGTCAAAAACTTAATTTACTAGTTTAcaactcagaagaaaaatggtcCAATATCCATAAAGGCCTCAGGTGATATGTCACTTCTATGGCTTTTTACAGGGTTGAATGTTCCCACTGTGCACTTCAAAGTAAGCTCCAAtggtatttttctgtctttgtggATGACTATAGTATTAAGTTCAATGTTTATTACTGCAATGAATAATCTACAGATGTAGAGAGAAacttttctaattaaaaaaacataaataattgACATTTTGAGAAATCAAAGATCTTAGACATTTTTTATGTGCTTGGAGAAAGTAAATGTTCCTTGACACACCTAAACCAGGGCTTTTAGAGTGGCCTAAATAACATTAATAATATAACTAAAGAGGTAACTTTTTGCTGCTTGTAACCAAATAGAAAGCACAGAATTTTCATCTAGCTGGAATGATCATTGCTTCTGGAATTAACTTGATTAACTTTCTTCTTAGATTTCAGTTTCATTAGAGAGAGAGGTATATTAATTTTTTCGCTGGAGTGGAAACACCCCTTAATTACAAGCAGTAGCTACTGAAAGCCATATGTCTTGCCAGGTATTCAAAAATATGCACATCTGTGTTGTTTTAAACACTGACAGTTCTAtgcataaaaaagaaaataagttctGATATTGACTTTGGGTGCAACAGAACTAGATAGGTATTTCATGAAGCATTCCTGCATACTGGTTTACTTACTACAACTAACAAGAGAAAGAGAGCTGTCACATCCTCTTGTAATCTTGATATGACTTGATGTTGTGGGAATTTACTTACAGAACAAACTTTTTGGTAAGGCCAAAACTTTAAAGAGCTAAGCATCTGCCTTCTGAAAAGACAACTGACTTTTAATTTCTCCACTAAAACCAGAAGCAATTGCAGTAAGCaactatttttaaaggtttttcttctctctttggTTTTAAACTGgtgaaaatgtttaattataTATCTTATAtcatggtgggtttttttagtgttttttttttttttttttagatagtGTTTTGGTTGTTACACATTTGTTTAATAAGTTTTAATATGTTGCATACATACAACATATGGGAGACATCACCCTCTTCAATCTGTGGCATCAGGTGGAGCAGAGAATTAAGTTTTTCACACATTGACATTTGAATTCCCTGCGACAGTACAAGCCAAGACCTAGGGTAAGCTTTGATTTACTGAGACATGTTAATTTGGTATAATGTTCAACAGCGTGTTGCTAACAGAAGGTGTAACATAATGCTCCAAACAAATGCCAGatgggggtttgttttctttgaatgtGACAGTTTAAAGGCAGTGATATGCTCTTTTGTAGTTATGTTTCATTATTTCAGATATTAGTGAGGTATACTGCAGACTTTGATACAAGGGAAAGGGACAGGCAATAGATTTCCACCAGAACAACATATTttagagccttcctgccctccagcagatcaacactcccatCCAATCTGATGTTGTCTGCAAGCAGACTGAGGGGGCAGTCAATCCTCTTGTCCAGATCActgataaagatattaaacaggactggcctGAAGAAGAATGCTGGACTCACAAGAACAAAAGCTCAGCATGTAAAAAGGACTTGGAGATTGTGGCTAAGTGACTTGCAGACTCCCGAACCAGAACAGAACTGTGTTCTTGGCCCCACATCTGCAGCTATGAATTAGTGCTGGAAGCTACATTTGCAGGAGGTGAATCTTAGGCTTATTAAGCAGATCTCTCAACTGTCAACACAGACGCAGATTTACTGAAAGGAGGTATCTAAATCGCACTGTTGTTTTTGAGATCATGATTTTACCATGCTTGGCAACTAGGCATAAATgtaacccaaaacaaaacctctgcTTCTTCTCCCCTCTTCTTCTCCCTCTGGTTAAATATGGGAACACCAGTCCTCGCTGCGAGTTTGTTGCCCTGAGTTTGCCAATAGACGACAGGTGCAAAAGTGCCGTGCTGTTGTCGAAAGCTGAGTTAAAAGGCCTGAGGTTTGTAGTCCCTGGGCGCACAGTTTTGCTCGCCTGTGGCTCGCTCGGGTGCTGCTGGGGACGGTGGTGACCCTCTGTTGCCACCTAGTGCGGGAGCCACGGCAGAGACAGAGCATCGCATCCCCtagcagggcagcaggaaaacGCCCCGGGCTTGCTCTTCCAAAGCAAAACGCTGATCGTTAATCAGATACTACATTTTCGGGGTGATTAATACTTTTCCGGGCTTCTGATACTTTCTGAGATTGCAGGAACTTTTCCACTACCGGgtatttttttagaaagaaaaggggaagcAGAAGTGGCAAGACAGGCTCTACTACTAGAAAATTTCACTGTTGCCTAGTAGTTAGGACACTTCCATGACAGAAGAACCCTTCTTTGAAAGAGTTGAGTTTATGTCTCCCATAGTCCCCAGAGAGTGCCCtactcaccagccctgctgctcttctgggGTTAGCGTGCTTGTCCCTTTCTAGGTTATGTTCAAGAATTTCAGCCTAGAATCAGAATACACAGGTTACCACTTGTATTGTAGAGTGCTCTTTATCAGTATGCTCAtccaaaaaaaagtttaaaaatccctCTCATGATTTAACAGCAGGGAAACTGAGATAGGTGCAGGAACTCTCCAAGACACTGATTAGGAAGAACATTCCAGGTTCATGAACCTTGCTCTTACTTTTCTGCTAGATAACACCACCTCTGTTAGGCATCGTCTGGGAAAAGTGGCAGCACTGGTCCAGCTTTCTTCTCCCAAACAGCATCATAGTGGCATACTGATGCTGAGGGATGGAGCAAAGAGAAGAGCTAGAGCTATTAAATAAGGCTAGTTGTAGTTgtattaaaagcaaataaaagggAATGGTTGCTGCACTAGGTAGTAAATCCTTAACAGATTTTGTAGATGAAAAAATTTTACTTGTGTTCAAGGGAAGACTGGAAAAGTACTTGTAAGAGTACTTATTTGAAGTTTACTTAACAGACATATCATACTAGATTTAGGAACTCCTCTGAGATGGAAGGAACCACAAGTTGTAATAATACAGAAGCATCGTGCAGGGTTgctctgttctctttttctcctcagttcCTGCTTAAGCATCTACTGCTTAAGACAGAGTATGAGTCTAGCAATGCCTTGTTCTGTGCATCCAGCCATCTGAAACTGAGCTGCATTTTGCAGCAGGCTCAGGGGAGAAGATCCCTTTTATCCATGCCCTAACAGTGAAGTCAGGCCCTTGCCTTGAGGGTAATTTAGGATTGAAAAGGCCAATGTTGTTGCTGAGAGAATCATGTCTTGTAGAATCACcgaatggtttgagttggaagggacctcaggtatcatcttgttccaaccccctgccatgggcagggacaccttccactgcatCAGGTTGCTCAATGCTCTACCTagcctggccctgaacacttccagggtttGGGCATCCATgttttctctgggcaacctgtgccagtgtcgCACCACCTTCCCAGTAAAGAATCTCTTACTAATAGCTAATCTAAGTCTACCCTCTTTAGTTTAAAACCTCCCCTTTTCCAGTTTACATGTCACAAGGGGAGTGAAGCCAAGACATTCACTCTGAGGCTAAGTGCCATGGCACCAGTGGCAGCCTAGCCTCAGAACctccagctgctgagcacaaccactaaataacaaaaaaaacagACTGTTTTTTCATGAAATAAGTCCTGTTTTCTATATCTGCCAGTACATATCagcttaattttcttctcttgaagTAATCACAGCTGTTGATTGCTTCAACCAAGAAAGAATAGGAAACCTACTTGTACAACTGCAAGTATGAAAACTCATTTACTGCTGACAAAGGGGCTAATatgaaaagctgtaaaatacaACAGGTGCAATCTAGTTAGATCCTATAAAGAGCTGGGCGACctataatttttaataactttttattCAGTGTGTCAGCATTATATTGCatgtcaaaaaaataaaagtgaaatatgtAGCATTTTATAAGATGTTGCTTtgttaaagaaacaaacaaaaaccctacCCCAAAACTTGTTCAAGCTCAACTATAAAAGGCTGAAATGTGGAACCAAACAAAGGAAGAATATTTCACTTATAAAAACTCTGGGAAAAAACTTCATTATGCCCtgacagattttaatttatattgtGTGAAACAATAGTTCATTCCATCACCTTTATTATTACTTTCATCTTTGCTACTGTATCTAAACTATAGTTGTGTCAAAGGAAATTATgttggtatttttctttattactgCAAGAAAACATTGCTCAAGTCCTTAGAATAACTTAACTTCCAccttcttttataaaaaaagacaggaaattgaaaaatgaaaataattttgttcaaaCTAAGaccatgttttgttttgttaagctgtttggtttgtgttttgttctattttaatatttgctaGCAGATCagttgaatttaaaaaaacccaaacaaaccaacaaatcTCAGACATGAAATAggtctattttaaaatataaggcTTAATATTACTGAAGATACTCAGGCTATCAGGCTGGTATACGAAGTGAATAAAACTGGGGACTATTGGAGACTGTGGGGCACAATCACGACCAATTTGCCAAGAGATTTGATTAGCCATGATAAGGTGCATCTTGTAGTTTAGCCCTTCAGACCAATAAACAGCCCAGAACTTTTTGACCAGTGTAGAAGTTGGGATCTCCACTTAGAGAACCAAAGTCATGCAAGTGGCAATTTCCTCAGTGCTTTGCTCAACTGCTCTCTAGGGCTGCAGGTGGAGGACTTGCAGCCTGTGACAGCTACCGAGACAAGTATGTGCAAAGCGTGTACATGTCAACAGGTTCCATCTGCTAAAAGAAACCAAGTCTAAGCCCATTACTCCTTCTGTGTACTTTTGGGCGTTCCTGTGTTAAAACTCCCAGACATGGTGGAGGATTCTGGATTTTTATAAAATAGGATCTTATACACTGCAGTAAATAGAGTACACGGGAACATCTAATTGGAAAACACTTATATTGACAGGTTGCCTATGATTCTAAACAACCTATGGAGTCCCttctttataattttcttttcttctcttgtttcCTGTTTCACCAAGGAAGAAAATAGATGATACTTGACAAAAATGGCCATTATAACCTTTCAGTAAGGAAAAGTCTTACCCTTTCTGTTCTGAGCTTTTGGAAGGCCTCGTTACTGTACATGCATAGGGAGATGAATGTCTTCAGAAGCTGTTGTCAGTCTCTGCCATCTGCTTCTTTTAGAAACAAGGTCTTAAAGCAAAGTACAGTGACATGATTCATCTTATAATGATACTCATAGGTTTGTAAACAGCATGTGAAcagatgaataaataaaatgcttttaaagaagATGATTGTGTATTCTCTTCTGAAGTATTAGCTGCTTTGTGTTCCAACTCAATACAGACAAAGTGTGTAATGATCATTTGCTGAATCAAGGTCTTTTCTAAGAGCCAGTAGAAGCCTTGAAAAATGACAAGACAACAACTCTGCTGTGGCTGCGCCTGCAAGTCATGATATTGTTGAGATAGGTAAATGAGGGGTGATAGGCATGCAACCGGTATAGCCATAGAACTATGAAAGCTGGAACTGATCTCTGGAGTTCATCGAGTCCAACCCTCCCATTCAAAAAGGGATAAACTATAGTGGGTTGTTCAGGG
This genomic interval carries:
- the MTNR1B gene encoding melatonin receptor type 1B: MLENGSLRNCCDPGGRGRLGLAEREAAAAGAPRPAWVVPVLSSVLIFTTVVDILGNLLVILSVFKNRKLRNSGNAFVVSLALADLVVALYPYPLVLLAIFRNGWTLGETHCKASGFVMGLSVIGSIFNITAIAINRYCYICHSFAYDKVYSCWNTMLYVSLVWILTVIATVPNFFVGSLKYDPRIYSCTFVQTASSYYTIAVVVIHFIVPITIVSFCYLRIWVLVLQVRRRVKSETKPRLKPSDFRNFLTMFVVFVIFAFCWAPLNFIGLAVAIDPTEMAPKVPEWLFIISYLMAYFNSCLNAIIYGLLNQNFRNEYKRILMSLWMPRLFFQDTSKGGTDGQKSKPSPALNNNNQMKTETL